TTATAAAAGTATTGAAACTGCGAAGTCGAATATGCAGAAATAATGAAAATTGAATATTGTATGTTGAGTGTTGAGTGTTGAATCCCTATAATGAATAGGTATTTTATTATTACCCACTACAAATAACATAGAGCTATAATTATTAAATACTCATTATGGAATTTATTGATTCAAATTTATTTACATATTTTATTCTTCCTTTATTGATATTTCTTTCAAGAATAATTGATGTTTCTATCGGAACTTTAAGAATAATTTTTGTATCACGTGGACATAAATTTATTGCACCTTTATTAGGATTTTTTGAGGTACTTGTATGGATTATTGTTATTGGGAAAATTATGCAAAATCTTAATAATTTTGCTTGTTATTTTGCTTATGCAGCAGGCTTTGCAACAGGAAATTATATAGGTATGTTGATTGAAGAAAAGCTTGCTATTGGAATTATGATAATAAGAATAATAACTCAGAAAAATGCATCATTATTAATAAATTCATTAAACGATTCAGGATATGGTATTACAAGTATTGATGCACATGGTAGTAAAGAGGATGTAAATATTATTTATACTATCGTGCAAAGACATGATATTGCTGATGTTATTAATATTATTAAAAAATTTAATCCTAAAGCATTTTATTCAGTTGAAGATGTAAAATTTGTTAATGAAGGTGTATTCCCATTTAAAAGAAAATATAACAAATCAGGAATGAATATTTTTATGCGATGGAGGAGAGGGAAGTAATATAATTTAGAGTATATAAAATTATTTTATTTTGCATAAACATAAA
The Bacteroidales bacterium DNA segment above includes these coding regions:
- a CDS encoding DUF2179 domain-containing protein, with product MEFIDSNLFTYFILPLLIFLSRIIDVSIGTLRIIFVSRGHKFIAPLLGFFEVLVWIIVIGKIMQNLNNFACYFAYAAGFATGNYIGMLIEEKLAIGIMIIRIITQKNASLLINSLNDSGYGITSIDAHGSKEDVNIIYTIVQRHDIADVINIIKKFNPKAFYSVEDVKFVNEGVFPFKRKYNKSGMNIFMRWRRGK